GCTCCATTTTGGTTTTTAGCATGGTTAAGCTCTTTTTGTTTTCATTACGAGATAAAGTATCTGATAATGACTGAAATATCTCATGGTACTTTAAGGCTTCTGTATAATCCTCTTTATTCTTGTTGATTTTATATAGGGTTTTAGCACATTGTTGAGAGCCCTCCATATCTTTAATACCCTTAGAAATAGCAAAGGCATCTAAGGCATACATTTCAGATATACTATCTTTTCCTATTCCTAAATAGGCTTGAGACATACCGTTTAGCAATTCTATTTTGCCACGCTCATCTTGTATTTTTTCATGAAGCATTTCGCTTTGCCTATACCAATATAAGGCCCATTCATTTTTACCTCCTTTTAAATAAGCTTTGCCCTTAATAGAATAAGCATACGCTAGCCATTCCATTATTTTGTTTTTTTCAAAAATAGCAATAGCGGCATTGGCATTGTACATAGCATATTCTAGTTCGCCCATATCGGCATAAAGAGAGGCTATGTTACTCATTGTTTCGGCGGAGTATATCTCATTACCAATTTCTTCATTGATCTTTTTTACTTTTTTGTAAAATTCTAGTGCTTGAACATAGTCTTTTTGGGAAGCATATAGGTTGGCTACATTTTCATTGAGTATGGATAACATCTTCTTATTGTCCATTTCATTTGCAATGTCTATTCCTTCTAAATAATAGATTAACGCTTTTGCATAGTTGCCTATGTAAGCAAATTCAGAAGCAAGGTAATTTTGTGCCGACAATACTGTTGTTGAAGATTTTGATAATTTACCAACGGAAAGTGCATTTTTAAAATAGAGTATACTTTTTTTATGACTTCCTTTATCTGAGTAATAAAGACCTATTCCAATCAAGGCAAAACTTTCCCCTGTTCTATAATTAGTGGATTTGCTGTAGTCTAGGGCAAGTTGTGAGAGTTGTAGAAGGCTATCTGCCTTATAATACCTTAATTCATAGGCTAAGTCATTTAGCAAGTCTATGTGCGTAGTATCTTTAGCAGAAAAATTGGGAGTGTTTCTTAATTCTTTAATTCTAGTTTCTAAACTATCCTTTGTCTCATGCTGTGCCCTTATTTGTGTTGTACATAAAACTAGTATACCAAAAAGGAAAAAGCCTATTTGAGGTAATGGGTTGGAAATCAAAGAATTTTTTTTGCCAAAAAGCATTATAAAAATTAATTATTCATCTAATGTATCTACATGATGTAGATATCTCTAATAATTGTTGTGAAACGCTAAAAATTGTGTGTTTTAGCGTGTGTATGTTGCACTTTGTCGATGATTTTTAGTTTTTTCTTGATCTTTAGGTATTCATTATCAACCTGTTCTAAGAGGTAATATAACCAAGTGTAAAAATAACAGAAGTTTTATTTTGAAAGATTACATGAAAAAAAGTATCTTTGCAACCGCTTACAAATGGTGGTTGTAGCTCAGCTGGTTAGAGCGCTTGATTGTGGTTCAAGAGGTCGCCGGTTCGAAACCGGTCTTCCACCCCGAAATAAAAAGCCTTGTCTTAATTGATAGGGCTTTTTTGGTTTTCAATATTACTGAATTTATGGCACAAAAAAACCTGCCGTTTCGGGCAGGTTTTTTCCAAAGTGTTTTAACTTTATTTAGCTGCTTTATCAACCACAATACGGTCTTTTCTATTCGCAACTTCCCAAGCGGTATAGAAAACTAAACGCGTACGGTTTTCTAAAAGGTCATAATTAATTTTATCCGGTGTATCTCCCGGTCTGTGGTAATCATCATGCGTACCATTAAAGTAGAAGATGATCGGAATATTGTTCTTTGCAAAATTGTAGTGATCACTTCTATAGTAAAAACGGTTAGGGTCGTTTTCATCATTATAGGTGTAATCCAATTCAATATTGGTGTATTTGGTATTGACCTCCTCAGATAGTTCGTGTAAATCGGTACTTAGTTTATCGGAACCTATCAAATAAATATAGTTTCGATCACCCGTACGTTTGGGGTCAATTCTACCTATCATATCAATATTAAGGTTGGCTACTGTATTTTCCAATGGAAAGATAGGATCGATATCCGCATAGTATTGAGAACCTAGTAGTCCTTTTTCTTCACCGGTAACATGTAAAAAAACAATGGAACGTTTGGGACCTTGCCCGGCATCCGCCGCTTTTTTAAAGGCTTGGGCAATTTCTAAAAGGCTAACTGTACCGGAACCATCATCATCGGCCCCATTATTGATTTCGCCATCTGCGGTAATACCAATATGATCTAAATGAGATGAGATAACCAAATATTCATTGGGCTTTTCAGAACCTTTTAGAACGGCAACTACATTTTCGGACTGAATACCGTCATTTTCGCTTCTCACATTTATGTCGAGTTTTTTAGCTATTTTTTTCGGTTTGTCGTCAGATTGAATTCCTGGTAATATAGCCTTCGCAAGTTTAGCATTGATCAAGAAATTAAAAAATTGGTCGGCTTCATCCTTTGCCAATTCCATTCTACCGCTATCATTATTTTTCATCCACTGAAATCTACTTTTAAAGCGAGAAAAGTTAGTTTCGTCATAATAAAGAATGCCCTTAGCACCTTTTGAAGTAGCTAATTCTAAACGCTTGCCCAAGGATTCGGACATATTACTCCAGATAGATTTTTTTGAAGTTCCGGATAACAAGTAGTTTCCATTGGAATCCAGAGGTTCACCGGACTTTACCAAAACCACTTTTCCATTGACGTCAATATTCTTGTAATCTGAATAATCTCCTTCTTCAATACCGTAACCAGCATAAATAATAGTATTAAAAGTCCCTTGTGCTTTTGAAAACGTCAAGAAATTTTCTCCCAAAGCGTACTCTGTGCCATCAATAGTAAGAGAACCGATAGGCAGCTCGCTGACTTCAAGTGGTACTTCTTGGTAGTAATTACCGTTCTTTTGAGCAGCTGGGATCCCCAGTTTTTCATATGCTGCTTTTAAATATTCAACCGCTTTTTTCTGTCCGGGTTTACCTGTTTCCC
This genomic interval from Zobellia roscoffensis contains the following:
- a CDS encoding tetratricopeptide repeat-containing sensor histidine kinase — protein: MISNPLPQIGFFLFGILVLCTTQIRAQHETKDSLETRIKELRNTPNFSAKDTTHIDLLNDLAYELRYYKADSLLQLSQLALDYSKSTNYRTGESFALIGIGLYYSDKGSHKKSILYFKNALSVGKLSKSSTTVLSAQNYLASEFAYIGNYAKALIYYLEGIDIANEMDNKKMLSILNENVANLYASQKDYVQALEFYKKVKKINEEIGNEIYSAETMSNIASLYADMGELEYAMYNANAAIAIFEKNKIMEWLAYAYSIKGKAYLKGGKNEWALYWYRQSEMLHEKIQDERGKIELLNGMSQAYLGIGKDSISEMYALDAFAISKGIKDMEGSQQCAKTLYKINKNKEDYTEALKYHEIFQSLSDTLSRNENKKSLTMLKTKMEHEKQKADLIEENNKQLDMQRAYVNVALGILLIFIVVTLLVGRSEKIQKNLNLELQKKTEDLEQNELALHEINRTKDKLFSIIGHDLRGPIAAFQGLLKLFKDGEIEQNEFMGFMPKLSHDIDHISFTLNNLLTWGQTQMNGAVTRPEVVALETVVKDNIDLLSEIAKIKSIRLVNHLEAKTLTWSDSNQIDIVVRNLISNALKFTPENGMVTITAIERKQQWQVSIRDTGVGMTEKTIEKLFLENSTLTTYGTNNEKGTGLGLSLCKEMIEKNDGKIWVESLYRKGSTFHFTLPKAKNKYQRTA
- a CDS encoding M28 family peptidase encodes the protein MKKLIILSIGLAMACNSSQTTVSDGNKTVATKSAQTPETFAETITESELKEHLYTYASDEFEGRETGKPGQKKAVEYLKAAYEKLGIPAAQKNGNYYQEVPLEVSELPIGSLTIDGTEYALGENFLTFSKAQGTFNTIIYAGYGIEEGDYSDYKNIDVNGKVVLVKSGEPLDSNGNYLLSGTSKKSIWSNMSESLGKRLELATSKGAKGILYYDETNFSRFKSRFQWMKNNDSGRMELAKDEADQFFNFLINAKLAKAILPGIQSDDKPKKIAKKLDINVRSENDGIQSENVVAVLKGSEKPNEYLVISSHLDHIGITADGEINNGADDDGSGTVSLLEIAQAFKKAADAGQGPKRSIVFLHVTGEEKGLLGSQYYADIDPIFPLENTVANLNIDMIGRIDPKRTGDRNYIYLIGSDKLSTDLHELSEEVNTKYTNIELDYTYNDENDPNRFYYRSDHYNFAKNNIPIIFYFNGTHDDYHRPGDTPDKINYDLLENRTRLVFYTAWEVANRKDRIVVDKAAK